CCGACACGGTGCGTAGCTGGTCCATGCCGATACCGGTTGCTTGCGTGACGGTTTCCCAGTCGATGCTGCGCGCCCGAGTGGCCCATTCCTGGTAACCGGCGCAGTGCTCTTCGATGAACTGCCGATCGACGATGCTGCCGGGTTTGGCGTCCTCGGCCTCCAGCAGCAGCCTTCCCAGTCCGGTGAACAGTGCCATGTCCCCGCCCAGGCGGATCTGCACGAACTCGTCGGCGATCGCCACACCGTGGCCGAGTACTCCGTTGACCTTCTGCGGATCCTTGAACCGGAGCAATCCGGCTTCGGGGAGTGGGTTGACGGCAATAATTTTGGCGCCGTTGGCTTTTGCCTTCTCCAACACCGAAAGCATGCGGGGGTGATTGGTGCCGGGATTCTGGCCGGCGATGAGGATGACATCGGCGTGCTCGATATCGGGCACCGACACCGATCCCTTGCCGATGCCGATCGAGTCCGTCAGTGCGGTGCCCGACGATTCGTGGCACATGTTGGAGCAGTCCGGCAGGTTGTTGGTACCCAGGCTGCGTACCAGCAGCTGGTAACAGAACGCGGCCTCATTGCTGGTGCGCCCGGAGGTGTAGAACACCAGGCGGTCCGGATCCGCGGCCGCCCTGACCTCGCGGGCAATGAGCTCGTACGCGTCATCCCAATCGATGGGGCGGTAATGCGATTCGCCCGGGTGTAACACCATCGGATGAGTCAGTCGCCCTTGCTGACTCAGCCAATACTCGGGTGCCTCGCGGAGCTCCTCCACCGAGTATTGCGCGAAAAAAGCAGGGGTCACGGTGCGCTTTGTCGCCTCTTCTGCGACGGCCTTGGCGCCGTTCTCGCAGAACTCGGCTAGTTTGCGGTGTCCCGGAGTCTCGGGCCACGCACAGCCGGGGCAATCGAAGCCGTGACGCTGATTCAGCTTGGTCAGTGTCGCGACGGTGCGCAGGGGGCCCATTTGTTCGAGGCCGCGTTGCAGGGAAACGCCCACCGCGGTCATTCCCGCGGCGACATCCTTCGCGCCGGTGACGGCGATACGGGGTTCGCCGGTCTCTGCCGGTTCGGCTCCGTTGTCGTGGTCAACCGTCGGTATCCGGTGCCCGGTCATACTTCTCATTCTGGACCCGTCGTCCAGTCTGGGTGTCACTAGCCTCGGCCGGTCTTTCCCAGGTGACGGCATCGCGGGGTAACCAAGCAGATGCTTGGCTCGTGCTTGTGATTTGCCTCACGTCTACTGGCGGGTACCGGGGCAACTGCACTGGCCAGGCAGCGAGAATGGCTCGACACGTGTCAAGTTTCGTGCCTGCGGGTATGGCCTCGTCAAGGTCAGCGGTGTGAAAGTGCAATAATCGGTACCGAGAGTGACAGAAAACTCTGCTGAATGGTGGCGTACGTACCGTCACCGCCAGAGTTCGTCGTGAAAGGTAGGTCACCGGTGGGCGACGGAGCCGTATCGGAGAAGCTGGAAAAAGTCGTCATCCGGTTTGCTGGAGACTCTGGCGACGGTATGCAGCTCACCGGAGACCGATTTACCTCCGAGGCTGCGATCTTCGGCAACGACCTCGCAACACAGCCGAACTATCCCGCCGAGATCCGCGCCCCTCAGGGCACGCTTCCCGGTGTTTCTTCCTTCCAGATCCAGATTGCCGACTACGACATCCTCACCGCGGGTGACCGACCCGACGTGCTGGTGGCGATGAACCCGGCGGCGCTGAAGGCCAACATCGGCGACCTGCCGCGCGGCGGCATGGTGATCGCCAACTCCGACGAGTTCACCAAGCGCAACCTGGCCAAGGTGGGCTACCAGTCGGATCCGCTGGAGCACGACGACATGTCGGACTACGTGGTCTATCAAGTTCCGATGACCACCCTGGCGCTCGGCGCCGTCGAGCCGGCCGGCGTCTCGAAGAAGGACGGCGCGCGTACCAAAAACATGTTCGCGTTGGGCCTGCTGTCCTGGATGTATCACCGTCCGCTGGAGGGCACCGAGCAGTTCCTGCGCGAGAAGTTCGCGAAGAAGCCCGATGTGGCCGAGGCCAATATCTTGGCGTTCCGGGCAGGCTGGAACTATGGCGAGACCACCGAGGCCTTCGGCACCACCTACGAGGTGGCCAAGGCGTCGCTGCCGCCGGGCGAGTACCGACAGGTTTCCGGTAACACCGCGATGGCCTACGGCGTTGTCGCTGCGGGTCGGCTCGCGAACACCAAGGTGGTGCTCGGCACCTACCCGATCACTCCGGCCTCGGACATCTTGCACGAGCTGAGCAAGTACAAGAACTTCGATGTGTTGACCTTCCAAGCCGAGGACGAGATCGCCGGAATCGGTGCGGCCCTTGGTGCCTCCTTCGGTGGAGCCCTGGGCGTCACCAGCACGTCGGGTCCCGGCGTGGCGCTCAAGAGCGAGGCGGTGGGTCTGGCGGTCATGACCGAGCTCCCGCTGCTGGTGATCGACGTGCAGCGCGGCGGTCCGTCGACCGGTCTGCCCACCAAGACCGAGCAGGCCGACCTGCTGCAGGCTCTGTATGGCCGCAACGGCGAGTCACCCATCGCGGTGCTCGCGCCCCGCTCGCCTTCGGACTGCTTCGACATCGCGATCGAGGCCGTGCGCATCGCGCTCACCTACCGGACTCCGGTGATGATCCTGTCCGACGGCGCGATCGCCAATGGCTCTGAGCCGTGGGCCATCCCGGACATCGCGAGCTATCCGGCGATCGAGCACACTTTCGCCTCGCCTGATCAGGATTTCGCGCCCTACAACCGCGACCCGGAGACTCTTGCCCGTCAGTTCGCCGTCCCGGGTACCCCCGGGCTGGAGCATCGCATCGGCGGCCTGGAAAAGGCCAACGGTTCGGGCAACATCTCGTACGACCCGGCCAACCACGACCTCATGGTGCGGTTGCGTCAGCTCAAGATCGACGGAATCACGGTGCCGGACTTGGAGGTTGACGATCCGACCGGAGATGCTCAACTACTCATGATCGGGTGGGGCAGCTCGTACGGCCCCATCGGAGAGGCCTGCCGACGTGCCCGTCGCAAGGGTCTGAAGGTTGCGCATGCGCACCTGCGTCACCTCAATCCGTTCCCGAAGAACCTGGGCGAGGTACTGCGCAAGTACCCCAAGGTCGTTGCGCCGGAGATGAACCTCGGGCAGCTGTCGCTGCTGCTGCGCGGGAAGTTCCTGGTGGATGTGCAATCGGTGACTAAGGTGCAGGGCATGGCCTTCCTCGCCGACGAGGTCGAAGAAATCATCGATGCGGCCCTGGACGGGTCGCTCGCCGACAAGGAAAGTCAGAAGGCTGTTCTCGCGCGTGAATCCGCGGTGGCCGTAGGGGATCGAGCATGACCGACGTACTCAATGGACTCAACGGCATCAGTGGTTTGGCCGGTACCGATCTGGGCTTGAGCGCCAATGCCCTGGTGCCCACCACCGACGAGGAGCAGAAGTCGAAGGACTTCACCTCCGATCAGGAAGTGCGTTGGTGCCCCGGTTGCGGTGACTACGTCATCCTCAACACCATCCGTGGCTTCCTGCCGGAGCTCGGCCTCAAGCGCGAGAACATTGTGTTCATCAGCGGTATTGGCTGCTCGAGCCGGTTCCCGTACTACCTGGACACCTATGGCATGCACTCGATCCATGGCCGCGCGCCGGCCATCGCGACCGGCCTGGCGCTGGCTCGCGAGGATCTGTCCGTGTGGGTGGTGACCGGTGACGGCGACGCGCTGTCCATTGGTGGCAACCACCTGATCCACACCCTGCGCCGCAACGTGAACCTGACAATCCTGCTGTTCAACAACAGGATTTACGGTCTCACCAAGGGGCAGTACTCGCCGACCTCGGAGACCGGCAAGGTCACCAAGTCGACGCCGATGGGCTCGCTGGACTACCCGTTCAACCCGGTATCCCTGGCGCTGGGCGCCGAGGCCACATTCGTGGGACGGGCGCTGGACTCGGACAAGAAGGGGCTGTCGGAGGTACTGCGTGCCGCAGCCGCCCACCGTGGTTCGGCACTGGTCGAGATCCTGCAGGACTGCCCGATCTTCAACGACGGGTCCTTCGATCTGTTGCGTAAGGAAGGCTCCGAGCAGCGCGTCATCAACGTGAGCCACGGCCAGCCGATCACCTTCGGTGCCGAGGGCGAACTGTGCGTCGTCCGTTCAGGTTTCGGCCTGGAGGTCGCCAAGACGGCCGATGTGAAAGCCGAGGACATCGTGGTGCATGACGCGTATTCGGATGATTCGGCCTACGCCTTCGCGCTGTCTCGGCTGTCCGAGCAGGACCTTGAGCACACCGTGATGGGTGTGTTCCGCAGCGTGCAGCGTCCCACCTATGACGACCTGGCTCGTGAGCAGCTGACCGCCGCTGCCGCCGCCAAACCGAGCGACACCGCCGCACTGCAGGCGCTGTTGACCGGTCGGGACACCTGGACCGTCGGCTAGACCCATATCGGCTGGTTTTCGCCGTCGTGCATTCGGACGCTTCGGCGTCTCCTCGCGCGCGAAATGCGGTTGCTCTCGTAAGATTCAGGGACGTTGATGTTTCCGTGCCGGGTCTCCGGTCCGGAACGCAACCTTCATGCCCTAGATACGAGGTGAGAAGGCCGTGAGGCAGTCGCTGATCGCGATAGCAACAGCAATGGCGATGATCGGTGTCTCGCTGGGCGGTGCAGCCATTGCGGCAGCCGCCGGCAACGCCAACGACGTCATCAACGAGCTCAAGGCAAACGGGTATCGGGTGATCATCACCAAGAGCGGTGCCGGCGACTTGAGCAAGTGCACCGTCGTCTCGGTGGAGAAGCAGTCGCCGGTAACGGATGTGGGTGCGGGGCGCGATGCACAGAACTATCCGACGACGGTCCCGGTGACGTCGCGAAAGATCGCTGTCGTCTCGCTGCGCTGCTGATCGGCTCACACGTTTGACGGGCCCCTCGGCAGATGTTGTCGCGTGAGGGCGAATAGGGCTATGTGCCAACACATTTCGTGGTGGCTATCGACGGCTGCCCTGGAGCGAGGCGTCGATTGTCCGAATTTGTTGCGCAATTGGTAATTGGCAAATAGTGTTATTTGTGATGCGCCTGTGAATAGAGTGAATTTGTCAATTCGCCACGCCGCATGTTTTTAAAGTTTCTAATGTGACTTGAGTGATTTGCCGTCATCGTGGTATGGCTCACAAATAGAGCGTGATCTGACTCACTAATCGCAGGTAGGAGCGACCCTAAGGGAACCTGAGAATTTCTTAAGTGACCTGGGGTTAGTCGCTGAAGATTGGCTCTGTAATTGTTTCGTTATTGGTTTGGGATGTGCGTGTCGTGAGATGACTTTCGCTGATTGGTTCCGTACGGTCCGACACGTCAAGAAACCGGAGCAAAACTCCGAACCGTGAACCCTGTGTGCAAATGGGGCCAGGGACGTCGCTAGGCGGTCTCTGGCCACCGGCCCGCGAGAGCCGGTGAGGCAGCAGCCGCCTCCCTTGTCGCGCCCGACCGAGACGGCGCGATCCGACGAAGATGTCCGCCTCGCCTGGAGGCGTGCCAGAGCCCGCTGCGGTATCCGCAAGCGGGCGGTGTTCGGTGCGTGCCCGGCGAGAGGAAAGACATGAAGTACATCCGCAAAACGCTCACCACCCGCGCCGTCCTATGGGCCATGGCCCCTGCGCTTGTCGCGGCTCCGATGGCGCTGGCTGGAACAGCGAGTGCGGATCCGGTCAACTGGGATGCCATCGCCGCGTGCGAGTCCGGTGGCAACTGGGGGATTAACACCGGAAACGGCTACTACGGCGGTCTGCAGTTCAACATGGGCACCTGGCGTGCCAACGGCGGCTCCGGCTCCCCGCACCTGGCTTCGCGCGAGGAGCAGATCCGGATCGCCGAGAACGTGCTGGCCCGTCAGGGGATCGGCGCATGGCCCGTCTGCGGACGGCGCGGCTAGACCCCGAGAAGTACACCACCAACTCAACAAGCCACCAAGAGCGGACACCCACGGTGTTCCACCTCTTGGTGGCTTGTTGGTATCTGTGCGTAAGTTTCTTCCATGAACCAACTCGCGGCGGTGGTGCTCACCGGTGGCGCTTCGCGCCGCATGGGGCGCGACAAGGCCGCCATCCGCTGGGGCGGGCAAACCCTGGCGCGGCGCATCGTGCGGGTGGCGAGCTCGCGGTGTGCGCCCGTGATCGTGGTGCGTGCGCCGGATCAGGACATCGCGACTCCAGACGCGATCGTCGTCGACGATCGCGAGCCGGGGCAGGGGCCATTGGTGGCGCTGGGGCAGGGGCTGCGGGTGGCCGCGGACAGGGGAGCGGTCAGGGCCTTCGTCTGCGCCGTGGACATGCCACTGATTGCCCCGGCACTCATCGATGAACTCGCGGCGGGTGGTGACCGCATCG
The nucleotide sequence above comes from Mycobacteroides saopaulense. Encoded proteins:
- a CDS encoding 2-oxoacid:acceptor oxidoreductase subunit alpha, encoding MVAYVPSPPEFVVKGRSPVGDGAVSEKLEKVVIRFAGDSGDGMQLTGDRFTSEAAIFGNDLATQPNYPAEIRAPQGTLPGVSSFQIQIADYDILTAGDRPDVLVAMNPAALKANIGDLPRGGMVIANSDEFTKRNLAKVGYQSDPLEHDDMSDYVVYQVPMTTLALGAVEPAGVSKKDGARTKNMFALGLLSWMYHRPLEGTEQFLREKFAKKPDVAEANILAFRAGWNYGETTEAFGTTYEVAKASLPPGEYRQVSGNTAMAYGVVAAGRLANTKVVLGTYPITPASDILHELSKYKNFDVLTFQAEDEIAGIGAALGASFGGALGVTSTSGPGVALKSEAVGLAVMTELPLLVIDVQRGGPSTGLPTKTEQADLLQALYGRNGESPIAVLAPRSPSDCFDIAIEAVRIALTYRTPVMILSDGAIANGSEPWAIPDIASYPAIEHTFASPDQDFAPYNRDPETLARQFAVPGTPGLEHRIGGLEKANGSGNISYDPANHDLMVRLRQLKIDGITVPDLEVDDPTGDAQLLMIGWGSSYGPIGEACRRARRKGLKVAHAHLRHLNPFPKNLGEVLRKYPKVVAPEMNLGQLSLLLRGKFLVDVQSVTKVQGMAFLADEVEEIIDAALDGSLADKESQKAVLARESAVAVGDRA
- a CDS encoding 2-oxoacid:ferredoxin oxidoreductase subunit beta, yielding MTDVLNGLNGISGLAGTDLGLSANALVPTTDEEQKSKDFTSDQEVRWCPGCGDYVILNTIRGFLPELGLKRENIVFISGIGCSSRFPYYLDTYGMHSIHGRAPAIATGLALAREDLSVWVVTGDGDALSIGGNHLIHTLRRNVNLTILLFNNRIYGLTKGQYSPTSETGKVTKSTPMGSLDYPFNPVSLALGAEATFVGRALDSDKKGLSEVLRAAAAHRGSALVEILQDCPIFNDGSFDLLRKEGSEQRVINVSHGQPITFGAEGELCVVRSGFGLEVAKTADVKAEDIVVHDAYSDDSAYAFALSRLSEQDLEHTVMGVFRSVQRPTYDDLAREQLTAAAAAKPSDTAALQALLTGRDTWTVG
- a CDS encoding transglycosylase family protein, which gives rise to MKYIRKTLTTRAVLWAMAPALVAAPMALAGTASADPVNWDAIAACESGGNWGINTGNGYYGGLQFNMGTWRANGGSGSPHLASREEQIRIAENVLARQGIGAWPVCGRRG
- the mobA gene encoding molybdenum cofactor guanylyltransferase, which codes for MNQLAAVVLTGGASRRMGRDKAAIRWGGQTLARRIVRVASSRCAPVIVVRAPDQDIATPDAIVVDDREPGQGPLVALGQGLRVAADRGAVRAFVCAVDMPLIAPALIDELAAGGDRIVVATADGRDHYLAAVYDVGLCDIVDELTSAGERRLGALLERVGAQRISISEPNWIVNVNTEADLAALPPLP